The DNA sequence ATTTCTTCCCCTATCGCAGCATAGGCATTCCTCTCCCACCCGGCCAATCATGCAGTGTGACACTGGCTATGGGTGTAATCATGTACTTGCTGGTTGAGATGTTACTAGGATGTAGCTGTGTTACTTTGCTTCATGTGGTAAATCTGGCATGGTAGCTTGGCACCAGTGTTGGGAAAGTTATTCAGAACAGTAATCCATTACAAGGTGGAACTGACTCTGTCACCAGGTTGTGACAGCACTTCCTCGGCATACTCTTTTGGGGGAGTAAGCTGTCCGTGAAGGGCCTGTAGCGgaacccatggagctgggggttaaccCTCGCGTACCTCAAGTCTTTAGTGACCTGGCATATACCTATTTAAAAATCAAGCCGCAAGCAACTGTAACTGGGCAGATCTTTTATTAAATACCTCATTCCTGAATAGGAAGAACAGTTTCTAAACAAAGTGACGTTTTTACGTCGCCATATGTTGACGATGGTCATACTGTATGATTCAGTGTGGACACTGTTCCCAGATTACGAAACATACTCTATAAATTCTTATCAATAACGTTTAATCGTCTGGATCTCCAAACAAATTACCCATAATCCAAAGGAGTAAATACAGCACAATTTTTAAATGACCATTTGATTCaatgaaggggaaaaaaaatcaccaacaCCCACTATCACTCATGCGACAGTTATCTAGTTATCTAGTCACTCAGTCAATCAatgaaccaaatccaaatgATAACAGATTAAAGGAGACACACCCAAACTGGAATACTGCCAGCCTTTGAGATCTACACATCATCAAACAGAACCATTCCAGCAATGTGGAGTTGGATAAGGGCTCTCGAAAAGCAACGCACCATGATACGATGAAAATAACTTCCTGGAGACCTGAGAAAGAACGTTTCTGAAATAGTCAGGAAAGGGGGATAAGGGGTTAATTTATTGACTCGCTCTTCTGTGATTCGTGGAAGGTGGAATAAGCTGCCAAACCACATCTCGTCATCCAATCGCATCTCCACTTCTCCACCTTCAAGAAATACTTCAAGATCCATctgttctatgaaatttagtacCGGCCTGATGTTTCTTTACCTTCTTTGAATATTAGGTTGCAATTCTGGGCGTTCGATAATCTCATTAGGCTCTTGCTTTGTTTGGAAGATGCCGTGCAGCTCTCCCTCCTATGCTGCTTGCTCCTGcgcattcattggaagctcagcctagctgcacttatgcccaGTTGACTCCTTGAAATGATCTATGTTTGTGCGATCTACTTCTTTTGTGCATTACTTTgatcaaaagcatctgctagacATGTACATGTTATTGTGTAGCACGGAGCTCCTCGCACAGATGGCTGTGCTGTTGATGCAGCCTGTGCCGCTTGCCATGTTGGGAGACAACTGGGCACAGCTGGGACCTGGGCTCTCGGCCCCTGCTCCGCATCTGAGCCATGTACCGCTGAGCCTGGGGTCCGCAGAGGCACGTCCGCAGGTTCGAGCAGAAGTGCTGgtgggcaaacagctctgagGGATCCAGGTGGAACCTGGGTCGCGCCTCCGCCGTCCGCTCCTGCCAGCGGGACAGGGACAGCAGCCGCACACTCGTCTGGTGACCCGCATGCCGGGCGGCATCGATGGGTGCTACGCCACCGAGATCCCGCACATGCACCGGTGCACCAGCGGCCACCAGAATGTCGATGCACTCAGTGCAGCCCTGGTATGCAGCCGCGTGCAAGGCAGTCCGCCCCTGGGGAGTCTGGGATTTCACACACGCACCTGGTAAACAACCATGACAACAAAGGCAATATTAACTCTTGTTACTGTCAGTGATTCTTGGTGCTAATTATTGCTAATAAACACATGTCCACAGcaatatgaattaaaaaaaaaaaaacgcttcaGGTAAATATATAGGTCCTAGAGATCGTACACTGCAGATGAAAGCCAATCAGATGATATAAAATTTAGGATACATTCTTAAAAAACATATACTCAGAAAGATAGTTTCCATCTAATGCGATTGTATGAATGAGCCATATATTCCACTCCATGTCTGATTAATATCTTCCAGCCTGGCTCTAGTGGTCTGGTCTCCATTGCTAGGTGAGTTCTCGATCGAGCTGTTGACTGCATTATTAAAATTGCATTAAGAgaaatatcatggatattttatCAAAATAAACCAAATCATTTGTTTTGCTGATGAATGTCTGATAAAGAAGGAACTGTTGCAGATGTTTATCCATATGATGtccttcatcattaatgaacttCATAAATTCGTACTCATTTACTCATTGCAGAATCTTATGTTCAGTTTTAAAATCTCACAGAGACCTGGTTTCCACAGATTTTACCCATAGCCCAATGACACGTCATAAAGGTATTGATGGTGTCATAAAGGTATGTTGATGACTCTAAATTGTGTAAGTGGGTGCACCCCTGCCCTATTACCTAGGTGTGCTATGCTCtactaaaccagtgtttcccaacccagtccgtGGGGACCCACTgggagtccacatttttgcaaaaatgtggaatgtctgGGGGTTCTAGTCctagaggactgggttgagaaacgctATACAAAACTACAGCCAGAACAGGACAGGTAGTTATTAAAGATGGAGGATTATTACTTTGACAATTTCAAAGAAGGGGAAAAGGATTTTATACCAATTTCATCTGCTTCCCGGGACATTGCTGTGAATCCCATAATTTATTAAACTGCAAGATGCATCCATGATAATTCATTGAAACCTTGGCTGAGATCACAAGCAGCAAACACAGCAGACAAAAGGGGAAATGCAAATTGCTGTGGACAGTGACCAAAAATAAAGGTGCACACCATTTGCTATGAGGAACTGCACCGCTGCCTTCTTCCCACGATGGGTGCTGACAAAGAGGGCAGGGAAGAGTCTGTGAGAGGGCCAGGGCGATGGCAGGCTGGTGCCAAGCGGCTGAGAAGAACCAGCGGAGTCCGACCTGCCCAGGATGCTCATCAACTGAATGAGAGAATGTAAAGGCGTAGAGACACAGACCAAAGAGATGGACGACCCAGACTGACACCATTACCTAACCGTCTTGTTACGCTGTAGATGCCCAACATCACAAATTTCAACTGTAGCATCACGCAGACTCTGAAACTTTCAATGCTACTTGTGGGAGAAACTATGgttcattcccccccccccccccccattatcacGGTTCATGCAGTCAGGAAAGTTCTCTAATGCAAGATGGTTTCAACATATTCATCTCCAGGTTCCATAAGAAATGTACTTCATGGGAATCATGTCATACTGTTACCCTGTAATGGATAAAGAGTACAGAAggagtgtggatggatggatggatggaaacattaCTCATATACTCTACGGCACGTACTCTAAGGCACATACTCTAAGGCACATACGCTATGGCATGTACTCTAAGGCATACACTCCAAGGCACGTACTCTAAGGCACATACCCTAAGGCACATACGCTATGGCATGTACTCTAAGGCATACACTCCAAGGCACGTACTCTAAGGCACATACTCTAAGGCACATACGCTATGGCATGTACTCTAAGGCATGTACTCTAAGGCACGTACTCTAAGGCACATACTCTAAGGCACATACGCTATGGCATGTACTCTAAGGCATACACTCCAAGGCACGTACTCTAAGGCACATACTCTAAGGCACATACGCTATGGCATGTACTCTAAGGCATGTACTCTAAGGCACGTACTCTTCGGCACATACTCTAAGGCACATACTCTAATAGTGCTTAAATTGTTGTTCATTGTTTGCACTTTTAATTGTACAGTACCTTGCAAATGTCACCAGAAACAGCGGCTCTCACCAGGGCTGGCAAACCATTGTATGGCCAAATCATCATGGTGATGATACTCCTGGCAATGATGCCATTAAAGTTGAACGTAGATTCATCTACCAAATCACctaaaaaagagaaaacagatggatgattagcaGGGCATGATTAGCATGTACGTCTGTGAACTAATCTGTGAActagatttttttatataaactcACCATCCCTTTTATTAGGTTCAACTGCTTTTTGAAGCAAATAactaatcagccaatcatgcGTCAGCAGCAAATTGTATGGAATCATGCAGGTACAGGTCAGGAGCTTCagttaatgttcacatcaaacacAAGAGTGGGGTGAATTAATCAAGGTGAATTAAGTGACTTCGACATGGTTGTTAGTGCTAGACGGGCTGGAtatgagtatttcagaaaaTGGTGATTTACAGGAATTTTCATGCACAACCATCACTAGGGTTTATGGCCAGTGGGCTGAAAAGGAGAAAATATCCAGTGAGTGGCAGTTCTCAGGGGAAACATGCCTTGTTGACAGCAGAGGTCAGAAATGAATGGCCAGACTGGTTCAAGCTGATAGAAAGACAACGTTGACTCACATGACCACTTGTTACAACCAAGGAATGCAGAAGAACATCTCTGAACCTTCAAGGAGataggctacagcagcagaagaccacacagAATGCCACTCCGGTCTGCTAAGAATAGGAAACTGATGCTACGGTGGACACGGGTTCAATAAAACTGGACAATGGAAGATTGGAAGAGCATTGCCTGGTCAAATGAGTCTCATCTTCTACTGCGAATTTCAGATGGTAGGGTCCGATTTTGGCATCAGCAACATGAATAATGGAGTGGGGGGGTATTTTTTGGCACAGTTTGAGCCCCTTAGTACCTACTGAGcacacagcctacctgagtattattgctgaccatgtccatcccttcatgaccacagtgtacccagcttctaatggctacttccagaAGGATTACACACCATGTTACAAAACTGATATTACCTAAGACTgctttcttgaacatgacagtgagttcactgtactcaaatggcctccacagtcaccaaatCTTGATCCAATACACCACCTGCACCATGCAGTGGAACAAGAGATTCACATAATAAAGATGCGGCCGAccaatctgcagcaactgcgtaATGCTATCGCGTCATCACGGACCAGCGTCTCTGAGGAATCTTTCAAGCACCTTGCTGAATCCATGTCGCGAAGAAATAAGACAGTTCTGAtggcaaaagggggtccaatCTGGTATTAGtgtctaataaagtggccagtgactCTATGATTGATAATACAGGCAAATATAGGTTGTTGATTTTATTAATATACTACAATTGTGACTCGTCTCTCAAGTAAACATCTGCAGTATAACAAGTAAGAAGCACAACCAGAAAGTGCGTGCAATCATCATTCTAAAAAAATACCTTCTCCTACCAGGAACAAAGGTGCTTATCACAGTACAAGATTTTAAAAGAACTCGAAATGGCATAGAAAATTGTTTCCACTCAATGTAGCATGGGCCACCAGGTAATCTGAAGATGGGACAGGTGACTGGGTGTAGCTGTATATAAAAAAGGATGGGTCCTTCATGTTCACGATAACCGAAAGAAGTCTGTGATTGGTTGATATTGGCCCAGTCTTGGCATGGGCTTGACCTCATGATTGGACAAGCCAGGATCACTGGCTTTTGGAACTGCAATCTGCGATGTCATTTAAATGAATACAGTAACATCTTATATAACTTATAAaaatatgaagaaaaaaaaaccacaaatgtaAACTTAATTTGTCCAAAAAAAATTACACATTAAAAACGGAACATCAGTGGAGGAGCCTGGTTAAGGTTAAATTTAGTAAAACTGGTAAAGATCAAGATTTTATCTTGTTTCAAAAAAGTATGTGTAAgtagttgtattttgtgttcTGTATATTTGTATAAAATTGTTTGTTAAATCGGTGTTGGGTGAGGTATCCTACATTCTCTTACATTTctgtgaggggggggcagggcggggcaagtttcctcACACGACTCTTAACACCACACGTTACTCTTCACCGCTTCACCACCTGGAGACGCACAGACCGCACACGCGCTCTGCTACTGCGGCGTCATTTCAGCGCGCTGCTCGTTTGTTTGTCCTTGCTTCTGCCCAGACTCATCTTCCATCTGCAGAGGATGACTAATGAATAATATTATGAACCAAAACCCAAATATTAACTGGCCTTATAACAGTGGAATCCACTAATCTGGCACTTCCAAGGAATAATTTTCTTCCAATGTcactgatgacatcattcagGCATATGCAGCATTATACTCGTCATTTATTATACagcataaattacataaatgaaTTACAACATAAATGCAGGACGACAGAAGTTTGACTTGGCTGGGCCACTAAACACGCATGGCTCAGATGCCCGCTTGTATCTTACACTTACTGCAAATATAGTCTCTTGGTGTTATTTTAATACTTTTCTCATGTTTGGTTCCACCAGATTTTTGCATATCTGGTGTTCCAGTACTCAACTGTACAGTTACTGGACACTCATTTGAGCCTAGCAGCAAACACACGCTAGTAACCAAAATTGTGGAAGAATTTCTGGCATTACACTTTAAAAATTACTGCACGAATATTGGCGGAAATGCTTTTAACTGCAATGTGCGATGtcatttaaatgaataaagtaacATCTTATATAACTTATTAAAAGAtggatgaagaaaaaaaacacaaatttaaacttaatttgtggaagaaaaaaaaacaatcatggAATGTTGCAAATATCATACAACggaattaaataagtaactggagcaacagctCAGTCACCTTGTAATTTACACTGCCACACCCACGCGACAAACACTGCTGTTACCTAGCGATTTGTAATACTAATCCTGACATCCTTGTATTACTAAGCCAGATACCTTGTGGCGTAATGTTACAATTATGCACTGAAAAGACGGTAAGTCATAAAGTGAAAAAGAAGAAACAAATGTCTTAAAGAAAGGAACAGCTGCACGCGGCCCAGCAAATTAATTCTTTAATTCTTTGACTGGCTCATCAATCAGTCATAAAGCCGAGGCGGTAAAGTCGAAACACATCTAAACACTTACACCACTGACCTATAGATGAATTTACCCCACAAAACTCAACCGGATGTTTCTGCGGtatcattatttatatatttactcTGTAATTTCAAAGCATTTCAGTTCTTATAACTGATCCATTTAGTTgtaatagtaaaaaaaatactAGCAATAACCGAAAAAGTGCAGATAACATGTTAGAAGTTTCCTCTTGAGGACCTATAAGGTataaataataaagttaaaaaaaataaagttagaCCTATAAATAAAGACCCATAACTAAAGTTTAAAAAAAGTTACAGCTCACAAGAAATCACTCTGGCTCATAACTTTTTTTGTTACCCGTGGTGTGGAAATGACTGTATCTGAAggggatttattattattattattattattattatttttaatgaagACAGTTCTGAGCTCGGGAAGGTATaccgatcagccataacattaaaaccacggACAGGTAAAATGCTGTGTTGTGGGAAAATCCACCTAAAATAATCTGTGGTTTGTAATCGACCTATATATAACAAGCTTAGCAACCATATTTAATTCTTAATAATTTTATTCAGCTCCGGCCTATTCAagcattcaaagccatgccTTTCTTACTTTAGttgaaatacattttttccTCACATGCATCGCTGCGCAGAACAGAGGCATATTgatcattataaataaaatgcacgTACACAATATCTCCTGCCTtatattagttttttttata is a window from the Brienomyrus brachyistius isolate T26 chromosome 8, BBRACH_0.4, whole genome shotgun sequence genome containing:
- the LOC125747582 gene encoding ankyrin repeat domain-containing protein 60-like, which codes for MVLTKTNASFRVHMRKLPSRKPKASGVTDRTSKKLEYSVQVSLRDTGELFTVHKCRGRTKICELKTALELIAGIPSDCQRLSYLDQGDLVDESTFNFNGIIARSIITMMIWPYNGLPALVRAAVSGDICKLMSILGRSDSAGSSQPLGTSLPSPWPSHRLFPALFVSTHRGKKAAVQFLIANGACVKSQTPQGRTALHAAAYQGCTECIDILVAAGAPVHVRDLGGVAPIDAARHAGHQTSVRLLSLSRWQERTAEARPRFHLDPSELFAHQHFCSNLRTCLCGPQAQRYMAQMRSRGREPRSQLCPVVSQHGKRHRLHQQHSHLCEELRATQ